A genomic window from Methanobrevibacter sp. TLL-48-HuF1 includes:
- a CDS encoding nicotinate phosphoribosyltransferase, with protein sequence MIENNICLLTDSYKVTHHAFYPKNTEKLYSYLESRVGSEFNKTIFYGLQYIIKKYLEGQVITPEKVNQANSLINTHIGEDIFNYDGWMYIADELDGKLPIEIKAVEEGTPVEVGNVLMTVENTDKQCYWLPNYLESLLLHVWYPSTVATLSAEVRKLCNFYLDVTGSGKENLEFMLHDFGYRGATSTESAELCGSAHLLSFKGTDTIPALTIPENYYNDNNIYGLSVQATEHSVMTSLGEEGEIKQTVNVIDNAKDGILSMVIDSYNYREFLKQASTKGNKLNDKIDEFLEKTDGNKVVFRPDSGEPVSTTLDCLNILEEGFGTVKTEKGYKIFAKNIGLLWGDGLNYHKIRDILFGMKSNGWAAQNIIFGMGSGLHSSVNRDTQRTAFKCSAQLRDGTWHDIFKNPLDSSKKSKTGRLKLVKEKDHFKTVPISDENKDYLQTVFKNGELIREEKFSDIKNRALTYIRNR encoded by the coding sequence ATGATTGAAAACAATATCTGTTTACTGACAGACAGTTACAAAGTTACCCATCATGCATTTTACCCAAAAAATACTGAAAAATTATATTCATATTTGGAAAGCAGGGTAGGATCAGAGTTTAACAAAACAATCTTTTATGGTCTCCAATACATAATAAAAAAGTATTTGGAAGGACAAGTTATAACTCCAGAAAAAGTAAACCAGGCAAACAGTCTGATTAACACACACATTGGTGAAGATATATTCAACTATGACGGATGGATGTATATAGCTGATGAACTTGATGGAAAATTGCCGATAGAAATAAAAGCCGTAGAAGAGGGAACACCTGTAGAAGTGGGAAATGTTTTAATGACTGTTGAAAACACAGATAAACAGTGCTACTGGTTACCGAATTACCTGGAATCATTATTATTGCATGTATGGTATCCGTCAACAGTAGCTACATTGTCAGCAGAGGTAAGAAAACTCTGTAACTTTTATTTAGATGTAACAGGATCAGGCAAAGAAAACCTGGAATTTATGTTACATGATTTTGGATATAGGGGAGCTACCTCAACAGAATCTGCAGAACTTTGTGGAAGTGCACATCTCCTAAGCTTTAAAGGAACTGATACAATTCCGGCATTAACAATACCTGAAAACTACTATAATGACAATAATATATACGGCCTGTCAGTACAGGCAACTGAACACAGTGTAATGACTTCATTGGGAGAAGAAGGTGAAATAAAACAGACAGTTAATGTAATTGATAATGCAAAAGACGGAATATTATCTATGGTAATTGACAGTTATAACTACAGAGAATTCTTAAAACAAGCCAGTACAAAAGGCAATAAATTAAATGATAAAATTGATGAATTTTTAGAAAAAACTGATGGAAATAAAGTAGTATTTAGACCCGACAGTGGAGAACCAGTTTCAACAACGCTGGACTGTTTAAATATTCTTGAAGAAGGTTTTGGAACTGTAAAAACCGAAAAAGGATATAAAATCTTTGCAAAAAACATCGGACTGCTGTGGGGAGACGGTTTAAACTATCATAAAATAAGGGATATTCTATTTGGAATGAAATCAAATGGCTGGGCAGCACAAAACATCATATTTGGAATGGGAAGTGGCCTCCATTCTTCAGTAAACAGAGACACTCAAAGAACTGCATTTAAATGTTCAGCACAGCTAAGAGACGGAACATGGCATGATATCTTTAAAAACCCGTTAGACAGCAGCAAAAAATCAAAAACAGGAAGATTGAAATTAGTAAAAGAAAAGGATCACTTTAAAACTGTTCCAATATCTGATGAAAACAAAGACTATCTGCAGACTGTCTTTAAAAATGGTGAATTAATCAGAGAAGAAAAATTCAGTGATATTAAAAACAGAGCACTAACCTACATAAGGAATAGATAA
- a CDS encoding HIRAN domain-containing protein → MKEDMYITLVSMNHFFGVKPFKKDGILKLIKEKDNNYDDEAIKVEMRHAGQVAYVSNSTNTVIRGTMSAGRIYDKILDEDYAQIKFYNREMGIAKILTPDEIDELKKDPENDLNVI, encoded by the coding sequence ATGAAAGAAGATATGTATATTACTTTAGTAAGTATGAATCACTTTTTTGGAGTAAAACCTTTTAAAAAAGACGGAATTCTTAAATTAATAAAGGAAAAAGACAATAACTATGATGATGAAGCTATAAAAGTTGAAATGAGACACGCAGGACAAGTTGCATATGTATCAAACAGTACAAATACAGTAATTAGAGGAACAATGAGTGCAGGTAGAATTTATGATAAAATTTTAGATGAAGATTATGCACAAATCAAATTCTACAACAGAGAAATGGGAATAGCTAAAATATTAACCCCTGATGAAATAGATGAATTAAAAAAAGACCCTGAAAATGATTTGAACGTTATATAG
- a CDS encoding ARPP-1 family domain-containing protein produces MNLKHLSLAERQNYENMTIVPILSDTNTPFDVLDLKEGLKMGLVKIEECDNSNIEQVKLKNNSISPLILLDGEEIAGSLQNRIISQTMIIAPKSEIKIPVNCSEKGRNTYKSEFHYSNYMANSNTRRKKVYNKNKLRQNVVWSSIDDLEKDKNTCSKTNALRDSYEKNKYDIDSYLKHFKMENNQIGVICIVENKVSLEIFNNHSLYEKYNEMLLRSYIIDSSNKEKINISNKELENILDSINDDSFIKKEAVGLGKYYKISNSYGNGHILIYENNMVHASFFKKIEEPAVNNGFVKNIQNNKQAIC; encoded by the coding sequence ATGAATTTAAAGCATTTGAGTTTAGCTGAAAGGCAGAATTATGAAAACATGACAATAGTTCCTATTTTAAGTGATACCAATACTCCATTTGATGTTTTAGATTTAAAAGAAGGGCTGAAAATGGGACTTGTAAAGATTGAAGAATGTGATAACTCAAATATAGAACAAGTAAAATTAAAAAATAACTCCATATCTCCATTAATTTTACTTGATGGTGAAGAAATTGCAGGATCTCTCCAGAACAGAATTATCTCACAAACAATGATAATAGCTCCTAAAAGTGAAATAAAAATACCTGTAAACTGTTCTGAAAAAGGAAGAAACACCTATAAATCAGAGTTTCATTATTCAAATTACATGGCTAACTCAAATACCCGAAGAAAAAAAGTATACAATAAAAACAAACTTCGTCAGAATGTTGTATGGAGTTCTATTGATGATTTGGAAAAGGATAAAAACACCTGCTCCAAAACAAATGCACTTAGAGACAGCTATGAAAAAAATAAATACGATATTGACAGCTATTTAAAACACTTCAAAATGGAAAATAATCAGATTGGAGTAATATGCATTGTAGAAAACAAAGTAAGCCTTGAAATATTTAATAATCATTCATTATATGAAAAGTATAATGAAATGCTACTTAGAAGTTACATTATTGACAGTTCCAACAAAGAAAAAATAAATATCTCCAACAAAGAGCTTGAAAATATACTGGATAGTATAAATGATGATTCATTTATTAAAAAAGAGGCAGTAGGTTTAGGAAAATATTATAAAATTTCCAACAGCTACGGTAACGGGCATATATTAATCTATGAAAATAATATGGTACATGCCAGCTTCTTTAAAAAAATTGAAGAACCAGCAGTGAATAATGGATTTGTAAAAAACATTCAAAATAATAAACAGGCAATATGTTAA
- a CDS encoding TFIIB-type zinc ribbon-containing protein — translation MTNYECNGLKYKTNSTKSVKHCPGCGSTDFVMDDCRCELICRKCGMVIDDEFIQYGP, via the coding sequence ATGACTAATTATGAATGTAATGGATTAAAATATAAAACAAACAGTACTAAAAGTGTAAAACACTGTCCAGGTTGCGGATCAACAGATTTTGTAATGGACGATTGCAGGTGTGAATTAATATGCAGAAAATGCGGAATGGTTATAGATGATGAATTCATACAATATGGACCTTAA
- a CDS encoding ATP-binding protein: MIFMIKRELYLSKIRKFIDKEEIKAITGVRRCGKTCLLKQIIDELEKRGVNNENILYVSLESSKYDNIKDYVDLNEYIFKQTENLKGKIYLLFDEIQLVSNWEKSINAYRIDLNCDIYITGSNSKLLSGELATLISGRYIKIDLYPFSFNEILEYYKVTNGNLTKDNEKSIFNKYLKYGGLPRVLDFDDDEKIDYLTDIYSTIVLKDIIYRNNMRNIGFLERLIKFLITNTGQIFSVNSIKKYLKHENINVSTNTISTYLKHITEAYILLKAQREEIKTKKLLSVNEKYYCIDPGFYQLQAGVNKSRGQILENVVFLELIRRKYRVTVGNIGKQEIDFICRKHDKTIYIQVSESILDENTREREFNPLEKISDNYPKYVLTLDDWDYSKNGITHLNVIDFLKNENI; encoded by the coding sequence ATGATTTTTATGATAAAAAGAGAATTATATTTATCAAAAATACGTAAATTCATTGATAAAGAAGAAATTAAAGCTATAACTGGAGTTAGAAGATGTGGTAAAACTTGTTTACTTAAACAAATTATTGATGAACTTGAAAAACGTGGGGTAAATAATGAAAACATTCTATATGTATCATTAGAATCATCTAAATACGACAACATTAAAGATTATGTGGATCTAAATGAATATATATTTAAACAAACTGAAAATCTCAAAGGAAAAATATATTTACTTTTTGATGAAATCCAATTAGTTTCCAATTGGGAAAAAAGTATTAATGCATATAGAATTGATTTAAATTGTGATATTTACATTACAGGTTCAAATTCCAAATTATTATCTGGAGAATTAGCTACTTTAATTTCTGGCAGATATATCAAAATAGACCTATATCCATTTTCATTTAATGAAATATTAGAATATTACAAAGTAACTAATGGAAATTTAACAAAAGATAATGAAAAATCAATATTTAATAAATATCTTAAATATGGAGGCCTTCCAAGAGTTCTTGATTTTGATGATGATGAAAAAATAGATTATTTAACAGATATCTATAGTACTATTGTTCTTAAAGATATAATTTATAGAAATAATATGCGAAATATTGGTTTTTTAGAAAGGCTAATAAAATTTTTAATAACAAACACAGGCCAGATATTTTCTGTTAACTCTATTAAAAAGTATTTGAAACATGAAAATATAAATGTCTCAACAAATACCATCAGTACATACTTAAAACATATTACTGAAGCTTATATTTTATTAAAAGCACAAAGAGAAGAAATAAAAACAAAAAAACTTCTTAGTGTTAATGAAAAATATTATTGTATTGATCCGGGATTTTATCAATTACAGGCTGGAGTTAATAAGTCAAGAGGGCAAATATTGGAAAATGTAGTATTTTTAGAGTTAATCAGAAGAAAATATCGGGTTACTGTTGGAAATATTGGAAAACAAGAAATTGATTTTATATGTAGAAAACATGATAAAACTATTTATATTCAAGTATCAGAGTCAATTTTAGATGAAAATACACGTGAAAGAGAATTTAATCCTTTAGAGAAAATATCTGACAATTATCCTAAATATGTATTAACATTAGATGACTGGGACTACTCTAAAAATGGAATAACTCATTTAAATGTAATTGATTTTTTAAAAAATGAAAATATATGA
- the xseB gene encoding exodeoxyribonuclease VII small subunit yields MTKSFEEKLEELEKLVKQLESDNVPLKEAVELYTQANILLKECNTELSDTKATIQKISEDGALEEF; encoded by the coding sequence ATGACTAAAAGTTTTGAAGAAAAGTTAGAAGAATTGGAAAAATTAGTTAAACAATTAGAATCAGACAATGTTCCGTTAAAAGAAGCTGTTGAGTTGTATACTCAGGCAAATATATTACTTAAAGAGTGTAATACTGAATTAAGTGATACAAAAGCAACAATTCAAAAAATAAGTGAAGATGGAGCCTTGGAAGAGTTTTAA
- the xseA gene encoding exodeoxyribonuclease VII large subunit, giving the protein MEENDIYSISAINNLIDKKISYCDDFKKIKIRGEITNFNGSYNSGHYYFSLKDKNSSISCVMFKLSTKSLDFEPKNGVDVVASGEVSFYKVRGNLQFRVRKMQEAGLGDLYIAFEKLKKKLDKEGLFKDKKAIPQYPKKIGVITSASGKAVKDIVNNIEKRWPAEIIVWNTTVQGANSTRSITKNIALANKTDVDVIIVGRGGGSTQDLWDFNKEEVVRSIANSKKPVITAIGHSTDKTLSDLASDKVAATPTKAAELVVPNKVELNEKLKNIETRLNDLINSKLDNLTHKLNISKNNKTLKDPLSKYKNHHTNLVLLKTTAEKSLNQLIQSNELQLDNFNNSYILNNPDYILNKKVGKITLFKNELDNNISNCLLEYENKLNLHFKNLKSLNFLESFELKRNSLNLIENNLNNSINVTLNSHIHDLEIIKNNHVFSNPCHVLDDKFVKMAQIHKSLDAEITKTLDSNENKLKILEEKLKILNPDELLEKGYVVKDPDEIRKSKAKNVIIILFLAIVIVLLILLSLK; this is encoded by the coding sequence ATGGAAGAAAATGATATTTACTCAATCAGTGCAATCAATAATTTGATTGATAAAAAAATTAGCTACTGTGATGATTTTAAAAAGATCAAAATCAGAGGTGAAATAACTAATTTTAACGGATCATATAATTCAGGACACTACTATTTCTCCCTAAAAGACAAAAACTCTTCAATTTCCTGTGTAATGTTTAAATTATCTACAAAATCTTTGGATTTCGAACCTAAAAATGGTGTGGATGTTGTAGCCAGTGGTGAAGTTTCATTTTATAAAGTACGTGGAAACCTGCAATTCCGAGTAAGAAAAATGCAGGAAGCAGGATTGGGAGATTTATACATTGCTTTTGAAAAGCTTAAAAAGAAATTAGATAAAGAAGGATTATTTAAAGACAAAAAAGCAATTCCACAATATCCTAAAAAAATAGGAGTAATAACCTCTGCAAGCGGAAAAGCCGTTAAAGACATTGTAAACAACATTGAAAAAAGATGGCCTGCAGAAATAATTGTCTGGAACACTACAGTACAGGGAGCCAACTCTACCCGAAGCATAACTAAAAATATTGCATTGGCAAACAAAACAGATGTTGATGTGATAATTGTAGGTCGTGGAGGAGGAAGTACTCAGGATTTATGGGATTTTAACAAAGAGGAAGTTGTACGTTCAATAGCTAATTCTAAAAAACCGGTTATAACAGCTATTGGTCACTCAACAGACAAAACGCTTTCAGATTTGGCATCCGATAAAGTTGCAGCAACACCTACAAAAGCAGCTGAGCTGGTTGTTCCAAATAAAGTTGAACTTAATGAAAAGCTAAAAAATATTGAAACAAGATTAAATGATTTAATAAATTCCAAATTAGATAATTTAACACATAAACTCAATATTTCCAAAAACAATAAAACCTTAAAAGATCCTTTATCAAAGTATAAGAATCATCACACAAATTTGGTTTTATTAAAAACAACTGCTGAGAAATCATTAAATCAGCTGATTCAGTCAAATGAACTGCAGCTTGATAACTTTAATAATTCATATATTCTGAATAATCCTGATTATATCTTAAATAAAAAAGTCGGTAAAATTACTTTATTTAAAAATGAATTGGATAACAACATATCTAACTGTCTGTTAGAATATGAAAATAAACTTAACCTACATTTTAAAAATTTAAAATCCCTGAATTTCCTTGAATCTTTTGAATTAAAAAGAAATTCTTTAAATTTAATTGAGAATAATTTAAATAATTCAATTAATGTCACATTGAATTCACATATTCATGATTTGGAAATAATTAAAAATAATCATGTTTTCAGCAATCCGTGTCATGTATTGGACGATAAATTTGTTAAAATGGCTCAAATACATAAAAGTTTAGATGCAGAAATTACTAAGACATTAGACAGCAATGAAAATAAATTAAAGATTCTTGAAGAAAAATTAAAGATTTTAAATCCTGATGAATTGCTGGAAAAAGGATATGTTGTAAAAGATCCTGATGAAATAAGAAAATCCAAAGCTAAAAATGTAATTATAATACTGTTTTTAGCTATTGTTATAGTACTGTTAATATTACTTAGTTTAAAATAA
- a CDS encoding tyrosine-type recombinase/integrase, with protein MIATKELSGYLDEYLEEKQEIKNLTSETIKKQTFNINQFINYLENEGIEELDSTNVKKQLRHYRRYCLKGRGNKRTTVKTYMMNILEFINSEEVQEEIQHDPIKMKDIIEVKVEDPETAKKRIEKISLNSQQSDFLLETIKLSGNARDYAICSTFLDSGIRLKELVGLNKSDIQVPLDENGFYILPDDVNSYIELHLRAETTKGQSKDRTTFITYDTLASINDMIYDRITKLRKNTYDVYRPVIQRKKAEAEKTREELFLNQKGKRIGKRAVQDVIKKYAKLSDERIANENIDCPVNYGKNVSVHILRHTALSHYAEILTVAEVQSIAGHSNSQTTDKYIHIDREHIKQKLKLNNMKAM; from the coding sequence ATGATTGCTACAAAAGAACTTTCAGGATATTTAGATGAATATCTTGAAGAAAAACAAGAGATAAAGAACCTAACCTCAGAAACAATTAAAAAACAAACATTTAATATTAATCAGTTTATCAATTACCTTGAAAATGAAGGAATTGAAGAACTGGACAGCACAAATGTTAAAAAACAACTAAGACACTACCGTAGATACTGTCTTAAAGGTAGAGGCAATAAAAGGACAACAGTAAAAACATACATGATGAATATTTTAGAATTCATCAACTCTGAGGAAGTTCAAGAAGAAATACAGCATGATCCCATTAAAATGAAGGATATTATTGAAGTTAAAGTCGAAGATCCTGAAACTGCTAAAAAAAGAATTGAAAAAATAAGCTTAAATAGCCAGCAAAGTGATTTCCTACTTGAAACAATAAAATTAAGCGGAAATGCAAGGGATTATGCAATCTGTTCTACATTTCTTGACTCTGGAATTAGGTTAAAAGAGTTGGTTGGGCTTAATAAAAGTGACATTCAAGTTCCATTAGATGAAAATGGTTTTTATATATTGCCTGATGACGTAAATAGCTATATAGAACTACATCTACGTGCAGAAACAACAAAAGGACAGTCTAAGGACCGCACTACATTTATAACCTATGATACATTAGCCAGTATTAATGATATGATTTATGACCGTATAACAAAACTTAGAAAAAATACTTATGATGTCTACAGACCTGTTATTCAGCGAAAAAAAGCTGAAGCTGAGAAAACCCGTGAAGAACTTTTTTTAAATCAAAAGGGAAAACGTATAGGAAAACGTGCAGTTCAAGATGTGATAAAAAAGTATGCTAAGTTAAGTGATGAGAGAATAGCTAATGAAAATATAGATTGTCCGGTAAATTACGGGAAAAATGTTAGTGTTCATATTCTCAGACACACTGCACTAAGTCATTATGCTGAAATCCTTACAGTAGCTGAGGTTCAAAGTATAGCAGGACATAGTAACAGCCAAACAACTGACAAATATATTCACATTGATCGTGAGCATATTAAACAAAAATTAAAACTTAATAATATGAAAGCTATGTAA
- a CDS encoding TIGR00730 family Rossman fold protein translates to MKITVYLGSHEGSDPFLKEAVRELGVWIAENNHILVYGGSKIGLMGELADSVLNAEGMAIGVEPEFFIDDNLQHENLSELIITSDLQDRKRKMIELGDAFIAFPGGTGTLDEITEIMTKVALKQINAPCIIYNLNGYYDNLKVLLDHMIEMGLSTSDKQKKIYFPNNLLEIEEILTDTNE, encoded by the coding sequence ATGAAAATTACTGTATATCTTGGATCACATGAAGGTAGTGACCCCTTTCTGAAAGAAGCTGTAAGGGAACTTGGAGTGTGGATTGCTGAAAATAATCATATACTTGTTTATGGCGGTTCAAAAATAGGATTGATGGGGGAACTTGCAGACAGTGTTCTGAATGCTGAAGGTATGGCAATTGGTGTTGAACCTGAGTTTTTTATAGACGATAACCTGCAGCATGAAAATTTAAGCGAACTTATAATAACCAGTGATCTGCAGGATAGAAAGAGAAAAATGATTGAACTTGGAGATGCTTTCATTGCTTTTCCGGGAGGTACCGGTACTTTAGATGAAATAACTGAAATAATGACTAAAGTTGCCCTAAAACAGATAAATGCTCCATGTATTATATATAATCTTAATGGATATTATGATAACCTGAAAGTTCTTTTGGATCATATGATTGAAATGGGTTTATCTACATCAGATAAGCAGAAAAAAATCTATTTTCCCAATAATCTTTTGGAAATAGAAGAGATTTTAACTGATACTAATGAGTAA
- a CDS encoding zinc ribbon domain-containing protein, with amino-acid sequence MVNCPNCGVLVEKDSKFCQECGTKIDNSDSNTQTDAGSDYEKNKRYALIGIGYLTVLILLISVLSAWYNVKVINADRLLLYPLLSIMLSVYVSLKLISDEKTFKHGIIIPIVSFIIFIFGI; translated from the coding sequence ATGGTTAATTGTCCTAATTGCGGTGTATTAGTTGAAAAAGATTCTAAATTCTGCCAGGAATGTGGAACAAAAATAGATAATTCTGATTCAAATACTCAAACTGATGCAGGCAGTGATTATGAAAAAAATAAAAGATACGCATTAATAGGAATAGGTTATTTGACAGTTTTAATTCTTTTAATTTCTGTACTTTCCGCGTGGTATAATGTTAAAGTAATAAATGCCGACAGGCTATTGCTATATCCGTTATTGTCAATTATGCTGTCAGTTTATGTGTCACTAAAATTAATCAGTGATGAAAAAACTTTTAAACATGGAATAATTATACCAATCGTTTCATTTATAATATTTATTTTTGGAATTTAA
- a CDS encoding nicotianamine synthase family protein, translated as MSCYKYWGKIEEIADKLSNFGNLDDDMDALDDVAIDEVIEILDEVEVIAHDKTIDFDSAKHILDDEKMNRALKLIRKFYVYVGARLEMENALKILNSDNPREVLDSFHFYERYIGLINNESKLAKFNDEKTFLFLGSGPLPLTLIMFNEVFGCKCIGIEQQEDVAQLSRKVLKKLNLDDDIKIVIGNENTIADLDYDILMVAAFAEPKERVFSNIWDVVSEKTPVLYRTYTGMRAILYSPVTEKDTRGFHKEVMLLPTGNTNNTSVLIRKIT; from the coding sequence ATGAGTTGTTATAAATATTGGGGTAAAATTGAAGAAATAGCTGATAAACTTTCCAATTTCGGTAATCTTGATGATGATATGGACGCTTTGGATGATGTTGCTATTGATGAGGTTATTGAGATTTTAGATGAAGTTGAAGTTATTGCACATGATAAAACAATCGATTTTGACTCTGCTAAACATATTCTTGATGATGAAAAGATGAACCGTGCATTAAAATTAATCCGTAAGTTTTATGTTTATGTCGGTGCCAGACTGGAAATGGAAAATGCATTAAAAATACTTAACTCAGATAATCCAAGAGAAGTACTTGACTCTTTTCACTTTTATGAGCGTTATATAGGATTAATTAATAATGAAAGTAAATTAGCTAAATTCAATGATGAAAAAACCTTTTTATTCCTGGGAAGCGGACCGCTGCCTTTAACTTTAATCATGTTCAATGAAGTATTCGGATGTAAATGTATTGGAATTGAACAGCAGGAAGATGTAGCCCAGTTATCCAGAAAAGTTTTGAAAAAATTAAACCTTGATGACGATATTAAAATTGTTATAGGTAATGAAAATACAATAGCTGATTTGGATTATGATATTTTGATGGTAGCTGCTTTTGCAGAACCTAAAGAAAGAGTATTTTCCAATATTTGGGATGTGGTAAGTGAAAAAACACCTGTTCTTTATAGAACTTATACAGGTATGAGAGCTATTTTATACTCTCCTGTTACTGAAAAAGACACCAGAGGATTCCATAAGGAAGTAATGCTCCTGCCTACAGGCAATACAAACAATACTTCAGTATTAATCAGAAAAATTACCTAA
- a CDS encoding GNAT family N-acetyltransferase, translating to MNFKIIQLSDNICEKTRTQEFLFKQIKKEYGYGYVPEYHKDIMKLNEYYINPRKNNLFLAKNSENDEIIATIAVRGYDKKFREFEGLYNKEDTASIWRLYVDEKYRRLGLATKLFKVVESFSYLNSYKEIYLHTHKNLNGGLNFWKKMGFETTVDTNNDLQTVHMIKKLPKFKLNNVQSSHNLAIESLTL from the coding sequence GTGAACTTTAAAATTATTCAACTGTCTGACAATATTTGTGAAAAAACCAGGACTCAGGAGTTTTTATTTAAGCAGATCAAAAAAGAATACGGATACGGATATGTGCCGGAATATCATAAAGACATAATGAAACTAAATGAATATTACATAAATCCGAGAAAAAATAATTTGTTCTTGGCAAAAAATTCTGAAAATGATGAAATAATAGCTACAATAGCTGTAAGAGGCTATGACAAAAAATTCAGAGAATTTGAAGGATTATATAATAAAGAAGATACTGCAAGCATCTGGAGATTATATGTTGATGAAAAATACAGAAGACTGGGTCTTGCAACAAAACTGTTCAAAGTAGTAGAGTCATTTAGCTATTTAAACAGCTATAAAGAAATTTATCTCCACACCCATAAAAATTTAAATGGGGGATTAAACTTTTGGAAAAAAATGGGATTTGAAACAACTGTAGATACAAACAATGACCTTCAGACAGTCCATATGATTAAAAAATTACCTAAGTTCAAACTCAATAATGTTCAATCCAGCCATAACTTAGCTATTGAATCTTTAACTCTTTAG
- a CDS encoding MarR family winged helix-turn-helix transcriptional regulator translates to MKDSVFNDESSYFNSWYNITKYFDKFFANRIGNLNISPNEVMFLSKIYYNKGISQKAIANQMLVSEAYVTKMFKSLNNKNLVKKSIDPKNNTRRQLFLTEKGKKVFEEMIEIFNEFEELLFQKYGKDQIKYVAHIMATIGTDSLKFQ, encoded by the coding sequence ATGAAAGACTCTGTTTTTAATGATGAATCAAGTTATTTCAATTCTTGGTATAATATAACCAAATACTTTGATAAATTTTTTGCCAATAGAATAGGAAACTTAAATATAAGTCCTAATGAGGTAATGTTTTTATCAAAAATTTATTATAATAAAGGTATTAGCCAAAAAGCAATTGCAAATCAAATGCTTGTTTCTGAAGCATATGTTACAAAAATGTTTAAAAGTTTAAATAATAAAAATTTAGTTAAAAAATCAATTGATCCAAAGAATAATACTCGTAGACAATTATTTTTAACAGAAAAAGGAAAAAAAGTTTTTGAAGAAATGATTGAAATTTTTAATGAATTTGAAGAATTACTATTTCAAAAATATGGCAAAGACCAAATAAAATATGTAGCACATATTATGGCAACTATAGGAACTGATTCTTTGAAATTTCAATAA